One region of Bacillus pumilus genomic DNA includes:
- the lepB gene encoding signal peptidase I gives MQSDAKQAKTEKKSSLFEWIKAILIALALVLLIRTFIFEPYVVEGESMEPTLHDGEKLFVNKTINYLGGVKRGDIVIINGKDGQKIHYVKRLIGLPGDTIEMKDDTLYINGKKVDETYLKENKAHAKEYEVHLTGDFGPVKVPKNDYFVMGDNRLNSMDSRNGLGLIEKDRVVGTSEFVFFPFGDIRQTK, from the coding sequence ATTCAATCTGATGCAAAGCAAGCCAAAACAGAGAAGAAAAGTTCACTGTTTGAATGGATCAAAGCTATTTTAATTGCACTTGCACTCGTCTTGCTCATCCGTACGTTTATATTTGAGCCGTATGTGGTGGAAGGAGAGTCAATGGAACCGACCCTTCATGATGGGGAAAAGCTGTTTGTCAACAAAACCATTAACTATCTAGGTGGTGTCAAACGAGGTGACATCGTGATTATTAATGGAAAAGATGGCCAGAAAATTCATTATGTAAAACGATTGATCGGTCTTCCGGGAGACACGATTGAAATGAAGGATGATACGCTTTACATTAATGGTAAAAAAGTAGATGAGACTTATTTAAAAGAGAACAAGGCACATGCGAAAGAGTATGAAGTGCATTTGACAGGTGATTTTGGTCCAGTGAAAGTACCGAAAAACGATTACTTTGTGATGGGGGACAACAGACTCAATTCCATGGACAGCAGAAATGGACTTGGACTCATTGAAAAGGATCGGGTTGTCGGGACATCAGAATTTGTTTTCTTCCCATTTGGCGACATTCGGCAAACAAAATAA
- a CDS encoding PTS fructose transporter subunit IIABC produces MKITELLTKQTIKLQLDSQQKEAVIEELVTVLDTAGKLNDKEGYKEAVINREKQSSTGIGEGIAIPHAKTASVKEPAIAFGRSVAGVDYESLDAQPSHLVFMIAATEGANNTHLEALSRLSTLLMREEIRKQLLEAATEDEIIDIINTHDKDDDEEEEEVQEEPAASGKPAKILAVTACPTGIAHTFMAADALKEKAKEMGVDIKVETNGSGGIKHALTAKEIEEAPAIIVAADKQVEMERFKGKHVIEVPVTAGIRRPQELIEKAVNQDAPIYKVSGGSSSKDEHESSGKGRSGFYKHLMSGVSNMLPFVVGGGILVAISFFWGIKSADPNDPSFNSFAAVLKGIGGDNALALIVAVLAGFIAMSIADRPGFAPGMVGGFMASAAGAGFLGGLIAGFLAGYVVVLLKKVFTFVPQSLDGIKPVLLYPLFGIFFTGIIMHYVVNTPVKMVMDGLTHWLETLGTGNLVLMGIILAGMMAIDMGGPINKAAYTFGLAMIAAGNYAPHAAIMAGGMVPPLGIALATTIFRNKFSKRDREAGITCYFMGAAFITEGAIPFAAADPLRVIPSAVIGAAVAGGLTEFFRVTLPAPHGGLFVFWVTNHPILYIISILIGAVVTAILLGILKKPVKLEA; encoded by the coding sequence ATGAAAATAACAGAACTACTCACAAAGCAGACCATTAAGCTTCAATTAGACAGCCAGCAGAAAGAAGCAGTCATTGAAGAACTAGTCACTGTTTTAGATACAGCTGGCAAGTTAAATGATAAAGAGGGCTACAAAGAAGCAGTGATCAACCGTGAAAAACAGAGCTCTACTGGTATTGGTGAAGGAATTGCTATCCCTCACGCTAAAACAGCAAGTGTCAAAGAGCCTGCCATTGCATTTGGCCGCTCGGTAGCTGGTGTAGATTATGAATCACTGGACGCGCAGCCGAGTCATCTTGTCTTTATGATTGCAGCAACTGAAGGCGCAAACAACACGCACTTAGAAGCACTTTCTCGTTTATCAACACTTCTGATGCGTGAAGAAATCAGAAAGCAGCTTCTTGAAGCGGCTACTGAAGATGAAATCATCGATATCATCAATACGCATGATAAGGACGACGATGAAGAAGAAGAGGAAGTTCAAGAGGAGCCGGCTGCATCAGGTAAACCAGCTAAGATTTTAGCAGTAACAGCTTGCCCAACAGGTATTGCACATACATTTATGGCAGCAGATGCTTTGAAAGAAAAAGCGAAAGAAATGGGCGTTGACATTAAAGTTGAAACAAACGGCTCTGGCGGTATTAAACACGCTCTTACCGCAAAAGAAATCGAAGAAGCACCAGCCATCATTGTGGCAGCGGACAAGCAAGTTGAAATGGAACGCTTTAAAGGCAAACATGTCATTGAAGTACCTGTGACAGCAGGAATCCGTCGTCCGCAGGAATTGATTGAAAAAGCAGTCAATCAAGATGCGCCGATCTATAAAGTCTCTGGCGGCAGTTCTTCAAAAGACGAACATGAGTCATCTGGCAAAGGGAGAAGTGGTTTTTACAAGCACTTAATGAGCGGTGTAAGCAACATGCTTCCATTTGTTGTCGGAGGCGGTATCCTTGTTGCAATTTCATTCTTCTGGGGTATTAAATCAGCTGACCCTAATGACCCTTCATTTAATTCATTTGCAGCTGTTTTAAAAGGAATTGGTGGAGATAATGCACTTGCCTTAATCGTGGCTGTATTAGCCGGATTTATTGCGATGAGTATTGCAGATCGTCCAGGTTTTGCGCCAGGTATGGTCGGTGGATTTATGGCATCGGCAGCAGGTGCTGGATTCTTAGGCGGACTCATTGCCGGTTTCCTTGCTGGTTATGTCGTTGTGTTACTTAAAAAAGTATTCACATTCGTACCGCAGTCACTCGACGGAATTAAACCGGTTCTGCTCTATCCATTGTTCGGTATTTTCTTCACAGGTATCATTATGCATTACGTTGTTAACACACCAGTAAAAATGGTGATGGACGGATTAACTCATTGGCTTGAAACTTTAGGTACTGGAAACCTTGTCTTAATGGGCATTATTTTGGCAGGTATGATGGCGATTGATATGGGTGGGCCAATTAACAAAGCGGCTTACACATTTGGTCTTGCGATGATTGCTGCTGGAAACTATGCACCACACGCTGCCATTATGGCAGGCGGAATGGTACCACCATTAGGTATTGCACTTGCTACAACAATTTTTAGAAATAAATTCTCAAAACGTGACCGAGAAGCAGGGATTACATGCTACTTCATGGGAGCGGCCTTCATCACTGAAGGGGCGATCCCGTTTGCAGCGGCTGATCCTCTACGAGTGATTCCTTCAGCTGTCATTGGAGCAGCTGTGGCTGGCGGATTAACGGAATTCTTTAGAGTCACGCTTCCTGCACCGCACGGCGGACTATTCGTTTTCTGGGTAACAAATCATCCGATACTTTATATCATCAGCATCTTAATCGGTGCCGTTGTAACAGCGATTTTACTTGGTATTTTGAAAAAACCAGTGAAACTAGAAGCGTAA